In one Macaca nemestrina isolate mMacNem1 chromosome 2, mMacNem.hap1, whole genome shotgun sequence genomic region, the following are encoded:
- the LOC105470818 gene encoding platelet glycoprotein V, translating into MLRRTLLCAVLGLLRAQPFPCPPACKCVFRDAAQCSGGDVARIAALGLPTNLTHILLFGMGRGVLQNHSFSGMTVLQRLMLSDSHISAVAPGAFNDLVKLKTLRLSRNKITHLPGALLDKTVLLEQLFLDHNALRGIDQNMFQKLVNLQELALNQNQLDFLPAGLFTNLGNLKLLDLSGNNLTHLPKGLLGAQAKLERLLLHSNRLVSLDSGLLNSLGTLTELQLHRNHIRSITPGAFDRLPNLNSLTLSRNHLAFLPSALFLHSHSLTLLTLFENPLAELPGVLFGEMGGLQELWLNRTQLRTLPVAAFRNLSRLRSLGVTLSPRLSALPQGAFQGLGELRVLSLHSNGLTALPDGLLRGLGRLRQVSLRRNRLRALPRALFRNLSSLESVQLDHNQLETLPGDAFGALPRLKEVLLGHNPWRCDCGLGPFLGWLRQHPGLAGLEEPPRCAGPGKLAGLPLWALPGGDAECPGPRGPPPHPAADISSDSSPVHPALAPNSSEPWMWAQPVATGEYQDHGPFWGFYFLLLAVQALITVIIVLAMMKIGQLFRKLIRERALG; encoded by the coding sequence ATGCTGAGGAGGACTCTGCTGTGCGCGGTGCTCGGGCTTCTGCGCGCCCAGCCCTTCCCCTGTCCGCCGGCCTGCAAGTGTGTCTTCCGGGACGCCGCGCAGTGCTCGGGGGGCGACGTGGCGCGCATCGCCGCGCTGGGTCTGCCCACCAACCTCACGCACATCCTGCTCTTCGGAATGGGCCGCGGCGTCTTGCAGAACCACAGCTTCAGTGGCATGACCGTCCTGCAGCGCCTCATGCTCTCCGACAGCCACATTTCCGCCGTTGCCCCCGGCGCCTTCAATGACCTGGTAAAACTGAAAACCCTCAGGCTGTCGCGCAACAAAATCACTCATCTTCCAGGTGCGCTGCTGGATAAGACGGTGCTCCTGGAGCAGCTGTTTTTGGACCACAATGCGCTAAGGGGCATTGACCAAAACATGTTTCAGAAACTGGTTAACCTGCAGGAGCTCGCTCTGAACCAGAATCAGCTCGATTTCCTTCCTGCCGGTCTCTTCACGAATCTGGGGAACCTGAAGTTGTTGGATTTATCGGGAAACAACCTGACCCACCTGCCCAAGGGATTGCTTGGAGCACAGGCTAAGCTCGAGAGGCTTCTGCTCCACTCGAACCGGCTTGTGTCTCTGGATTCGGGGCTGTTGAACAGCCTGGGCACCCTGACGGAACTGCAGCTCCACCGCAATCACATCCGTTCCATCACACCCGGGGCCTTCGACCGGCTCCCAAACCTGAATTCTTTGACTCTTTCGAGAAACCACCTTGCGTTTCTCCCCTCTGCGCTCTTTCTTCATTCGCACAGTTTGACTCTGTTGACTCTGTTCGAGAACCCGCTGGCAGAGCTCCCGGGGGTGCTCTTCGGGGAGATGGGGGGCCTGCAGGAGCTGTGGCTGAACCGCACCCAGCTGCGCACCCTGCCCGTTGCCGCCTTCCGAAACCTGAGCCGCCTGCGGTCCTTAGGGGTGACTCTGAGCCCGCGGCTGAGCGCGCTCCCGCAGGGCGCCTTCCAGGGCCTGGGCGAGCTCCGAGTGCTCTCCCTGCACTCCAACGGCCTGACCGCCCTCCCCGACGGCTTGCTGCGGGGCCTCGGCAGGCTGCGCCAGGTGTCCCTGCGCCGCAACAGGCTGCGCGCCCTGCCCCGCGCGCTCTTCCGCAATCTCAGCAGCCTGGAGAGCGTCCAGCTCGACCACAACCAGCTGGAGACCCTGCCTGGCGACGCGTTTGGGGCTCTGCCCCGGCTGAAGGAGGTCCTGTTGGGGCACAACCCCTGGCGCTGCGACTGTGGCCTGGGGCCCTTCCTGGGGTGGCTGCGGCAGCACCCGGGCCTCGCGGGCCTGGAAGAGCCCCCGCGGTGCGCAGGCCCTGGGAAGCTCGCCGGCCTGCCGCTCTGGGCCCTGCCGGGGGGTGACGCGGAGTGCCCGGGCCCCCGGGGCCCGCCTCCTCACCCCGCTGCGGACATCTCCTCGGACAGCTCCCCGGTCCATCCAGCCTTGGCTCCCAACAGCTCAGAACCCTGGATGTGGGCCCAGCCCGTGGCCACGGGCGAATATCAAGATCATGGCCCGTTCTGGgggttttattttctgcttttagcTGTTCAGGCCTTGATCACCGTGATCATCGTGCTTGCTATGATGAAAATTGGCCAGCTCTTTCGAAAATTAATCAGAGAGCGAGCTCTTGGTTAA